In Longimicrobium sp., a single window of DNA contains:
- a CDS encoding type II toxin-antitoxin system HigB family toxin: protein MRIITESRLTAFWREHPDAEEALKVWRAIIRAASYQKPSEVKEQFRSASFIGDRVTVFNICGNKYRLVVTMRYDMQKVFIRYVVTHEEYDDLTDRGAL, encoded by the coding sequence ATGCGGATCATCACCGAATCCCGGCTTACCGCGTTCTGGAGGGAGCACCCCGATGCAGAAGAAGCCCTGAAGGTGTGGCGGGCGATCATCCGGGCGGCGTCCTACCAGAAGCCATCGGAAGTGAAGGAGCAGTTTCGGAGCGCAAGCTTCATCGGGGATCGAGTCACGGTGTTCAACATTTGCGGGAACAAGTACAGGCTCGTGGTCACGATGCGGTACGACATGCAGAAGGTGTTCATCCGGTACGTGGTGACGCATGAGGAATACGACGACCTGACGGACAGGGGCGCACTGTAG
- a CDS encoding bifunctional homocysteine S-methyltransferase/methylenetetrahydrofolate reductase, with product MPDFRRLIEDGRPHLFDGAMGTMLYSKGVYINRCYDELSVSQPDLVRDVHKAYVKAGAEVLETNSYGANRVKLARHGLEDRVEELNLAAARVARSAAGERVCVAGAIGPLGVRIEPYGPTSTAEARAVFREQAAALAAGGVDLFVLETFADLEEILQALLAVRDAAPELPVVAQMVIREDGRTPFGTEAAVLAERLTEAGADVVGLNCSVGPSAMLAAADRLLPATDRPISMQPNAGLPRDVDGRTIYMASPEYMATYAARMIRKGVRFVGGCCGTTPEHVARMAGALRMLSHTHAPRVEVEEHEPGAAAVQPVPLAERSHWGARLAAGEFLTTVEIVPPRGVNPEAMLEGVRLLKAAGVDGVNVPDGPRAQSRMGALATALLVQQRVGIEPVIHYCCRDRNLLGMLSDLLGAQALGLRNFLFITGDPPKMGPYPDATAVFDIDAIGLTNLAARLNRGLDPGGNVLGQPTSFVIGVGVNPGAEDFEYEMRRFFWKVDAGAEYAITQPVFDLRQLERFVRHIEREGLKIPVIAGIWPLVSARNAEFLANEVPGVVVPDAVLERMRRASAEGKEQGTLEGTAIAREMLRDAMGMIQGVQVSAPFGKVPLALKVFEVLPGWAPLEEVEAAAVGA from the coding sequence GTGCCCGACTTCCGCCGACTGATCGAAGACGGCCGCCCGCACCTGTTCGACGGTGCGATGGGGACGATGCTCTACTCCAAGGGCGTCTACATCAACCGCTGCTACGACGAGCTGAGCGTAAGCCAGCCCGACCTGGTGCGCGACGTCCACAAGGCGTACGTGAAGGCCGGGGCCGAGGTGCTGGAGACCAACAGCTACGGCGCCAACCGCGTGAAGCTGGCCCGCCACGGGCTGGAAGACCGGGTGGAGGAGCTGAACCTGGCCGCCGCGCGCGTCGCCCGCTCGGCCGCGGGCGAGCGGGTGTGCGTGGCGGGGGCGATCGGGCCGCTGGGGGTGCGCATCGAGCCGTACGGGCCCACCTCCACGGCCGAGGCGCGCGCCGTCTTCCGCGAGCAGGCGGCGGCGCTGGCGGCGGGCGGCGTCGACCTCTTCGTGCTGGAGACCTTCGCCGACCTCGAGGAGATCCTGCAGGCGCTCCTGGCCGTGCGCGACGCCGCCCCGGAGCTTCCCGTGGTGGCGCAGATGGTGATCCGCGAGGACGGCCGCACGCCGTTCGGCACCGAGGCCGCCGTGCTCGCCGAGCGGCTCACCGAGGCGGGCGCCGACGTGGTGGGGCTCAACTGCAGCGTGGGCCCCAGCGCCATGCTGGCCGCGGCCGACCGGCTGCTCCCGGCCACGGACCGGCCGATCTCCATGCAGCCCAACGCCGGGCTCCCGCGCGACGTGGACGGGCGCACCATCTACATGGCCAGCCCCGAGTACATGGCCACCTACGCGGCGCGCATGATCCGCAAGGGCGTGCGCTTCGTGGGCGGCTGCTGCGGCACCACCCCCGAGCACGTGGCGCGGATGGCGGGGGCGCTCCGCATGCTCTCGCACACGCACGCGCCGCGCGTGGAGGTGGAGGAGCACGAGCCCGGGGCTGCGGCCGTGCAGCCGGTGCCGCTGGCCGAGCGCTCCCACTGGGGCGCCAGGCTCGCGGCCGGCGAGTTCCTCACCACCGTCGAGATCGTCCCCCCGCGCGGGGTGAACCCCGAAGCGATGCTGGAGGGGGTGCGCCTCCTCAAGGCGGCCGGCGTCGACGGGGTCAACGTCCCCGACGGGCCGCGGGCGCAGTCGCGGATGGGCGCGCTGGCCACGGCGCTCCTGGTGCAGCAGCGGGTGGGGATCGAGCCGGTGATCCACTACTGCTGCCGCGACCGCAACCTGCTGGGGATGCTCTCGGACCTCCTGGGGGCGCAGGCGCTGGGACTGAGGAACTTCCTCTTCATCACCGGCGACCCGCCCAAGATGGGGCCGTACCCGGACGCCACGGCGGTCTTCGACATCGACGCGATCGGGCTCACCAACCTGGCGGCGCGGCTGAACCGCGGCCTGGACCCCGGCGGCAACGTGCTGGGCCAGCCCACCAGCTTCGTGATCGGGGTGGGGGTGAACCCCGGCGCGGAGGACTTCGAGTACGAGATGCGGCGCTTCTTCTGGAAGGTGGACGCGGGCGCCGAGTACGCCATCACCCAGCCGGTGTTCGACCTGCGCCAGCTCGAGCGCTTCGTGCGCCACATCGAGCGCGAGGGGCTGAAGATCCCGGTGATCGCGGGGATCTGGCCACTGGTGTCGGCGCGCAACGCCGAGTTCCTGGCCAACGAGGTGCCGGGCGTGGTGGTCCCCGACGCGGTGCTGGAGCGCATGCGCCGCGCGAGCGCCGAGGGGAAGGAGCAGGGCACCCTGGAAGGCACCGCCATCGCCCGCGAGATGCTGCGCGACGCCATGGGGATGATCCAGGGCGTGCAGGTCTCCGCCCCCTTCGGCAAGGTGCCGCTGGCGCTCAAGGTGTTCGAGGTGCTCCCCGGCTGGGCCCCGCTGGAGGAGGTCGAGGCGGCGGCCGTGGGGGCGTAG